From Gammaproteobacteria bacterium, one genomic window encodes:
- a CDS encoding thioredoxin domain-containing protein, with amino-acid sequence MTDFQNQLIDETSPYLRQHAHNPVDWFPWNARALKKARDEDKPILLSIGYSACHWCHVMAHESFEDPAVAEVMNDLFVNIKVDREERPDLDKIYQTSQLLLNQRGGGWPLTMFLTPTDQVPFFGGTYFPKAPMHGLPAFTDLLQRVAGFYRQRRDDIGKQNVSMRKALESIFGQPPAGEPLGEETLNMARLQLEQSFDARDGGFGNAPKFPHPTNIERLLRHWAASRNEPDRQALHMALFSLQKMAQGGIYDHLGGGFCRYSVDGQWMIPHFEKMLYDNGPLLGLCAQAAVATLDAELERAARETAGWAIREMQSPEGGYYSSLDADAEGEEGKFHVWGRAQIEALLEPRDYAIFARRFGLDGPANFEGRWHLRVCEDLKDLAAAFDTDENSINTSLERSRQTLFDVREQRVHPGRDDKVLTSWNALMIKGMATAGRHLGMPECIESAHRSLDFIRQTLWRDGRLLATFKDGKAHLTAYVDDYVFLIDAVLELLQARWRSDELTFACELADALLGHFEDRTSGGFYFTADDHESLIQRPKVMADEATPAGNGVAAQALARLGYLIGDTRYIEAATRTLEAAAGAVAQAPIAHASLLAALEESLTPPQILILRGAGDTFDAWHRAAARAYAPRRLCFAIRTDARDLPPALGEKTPEGPAVAYLCEGMTCAAPITDSKDFEQMLAATDARS; translated from the coding sequence ATGACCGACTTTCAAAATCAATTGATCGACGAGACCAGCCCCTATCTGCGTCAGCACGCGCACAACCCGGTGGACTGGTTTCCATGGAATGCGCGGGCGCTCAAAAAAGCGCGCGACGAAGACAAGCCCATCCTGCTGTCGATCGGTTATTCGGCGTGTCACTGGTGTCACGTGATGGCGCACGAATCCTTCGAAGATCCGGCAGTCGCCGAAGTCATGAACGATCTGTTCGTCAACATCAAGGTGGACCGCGAGGAGCGGCCGGACCTCGATAAAATCTACCAGACCTCTCAACTCCTGCTGAACCAGCGCGGCGGCGGCTGGCCGCTGACCATGTTTCTGACACCGACCGATCAGGTGCCCTTTTTTGGCGGCACCTATTTTCCAAAAGCGCCCATGCACGGCCTGCCCGCGTTTACCGACCTGCTGCAGCGGGTGGCGGGCTTTTACCGGCAGAGGCGCGACGACATCGGCAAACAGAACGTGTCGATGCGCAAGGCGCTGGAGAGCATCTTCGGACAGCCGCCGGCAGGCGAACCGCTTGGCGAGGAGACGCTGAATATGGCGCGCCTGCAACTCGAACAAAGTTTCGATGCGCGCGACGGCGGCTTCGGCAACGCGCCCAAATTTCCGCATCCGACCAACATAGAGCGCCTGCTGCGGCACTGGGCGGCGTCGCGTAACGAACCCGATCGGCAGGCGCTGCACATGGCCTTGTTCTCGCTCCAGAAGATGGCGCAGGGCGGCATTTACGATCATTTGGGCGGTGGCTTCTGCCGGTATTCGGTTGACGGTCAGTGGATGATTCCGCATTTCGAAAAAATGCTGTACGACAACGGTCCCTTGCTGGGGCTGTGCGCACAGGCGGCCGTCGCCACCCTCGATGCCGAACTGGAACGCGCGGCGCGCGAGACTGCGGGATGGGCGATACGCGAGATGCAGTCGCCGGAGGGTGGCTATTATTCCTCGCTGGATGCCGACGCCGAAGGCGAAGAGGGCAAATTCCACGTCTGGGGCAGGGCACAAATAGAAGCGCTGCTGGAGCCGCGCGATTACGCGATCTTCGCGCGCCGCTTCGGGCTGGATGGGCCAGCCAACTTCGAGGGCCGCTGGCATCTGCGCGTATGCGAGGACTTGAAGGATCTCGCGGCGGCGTTCGATACGGACGAGAACTCGATCAACACCAGCCTCGAACGCTCACGACAAACGCTCTTCGATGTGCGCGAACAGCGCGTGCATCCAGGCCGCGACGACAAGGTACTGACAAGCTGGAACGCGCTGATGATCAAGGGGATGGCCACGGCGGGCCGGCATCTGGGGATGCCCGAGTGCATCGAATCGGCCCATAGATCGCTGGATTTTATCCGTCAGACCTTGTGGCGGGACGGCCGGCTGCTGGCGACCTTCAAGGACGGCAAGGCGCACCTCACGGCTTATGTCGATGACTACGTGTTTCTCATCGACGCGGTACTGGAGCTGTTGCAGGCACGCTGGCGCAGTGATGAATTAACCTTCGCCTGCGAACTCGCCGATGCCCTGCTCGGTCACTTCGAGGACCGGACTAGCGGCGGGTTTTATTTCACCGCCGACGACCACGAGTCGCTGATTCAGCGGCCCAAGGTGATGGCCGACGAGGCCACACCCGCGGGCAACGGCGTGGCGGCGCAGGCGCTGGCGCGGCTGGGATATTTAATCGGCGACACGCGCTATATCGAGGCTGCGACACGCACACTGGAGGCCGCCGCCGGCGCGGTGGCGCAGGCGCCAATCGCACACGCCAGTCTGCTGGCGGCACTGGAAGAAAGCCTGACACCGCCGCAAATCCTGATTCTGCGCGGCGCTGGCGACACGTTCGATGCCTGGCACCGCGCCGCAGCGCGCGCCTACGCGCCTCGGCGTTTGTGTTTTGCGATTCGCACCGATGCGCGAGACCTGCCGCCGGCGCTTGGGGAAAAAACCCCGGAAGGGCCGGCAGTTGCGTACCTTTGTGAGGGCATGACCTGCGCGGCGCCGATCACGGACAGCAAAGATTTCGAACAGATGCTCGCCGCCACCGACGCTCGAAGCTGA
- a CDS encoding 1-acyl-sn-glycerol-3-phosphate acyltransferase: protein MKKIRVAYRLMLLGIHIAVGLIIVATLLRRGESRPPDDRGRKVVRWWLKRSSHIMGLRVKVSGVVPERPVLVVCNHISWLDIPVLGGVLPVSFVSKSDIRDWRVLGVITGRGGTLFIRRGGKNAANEAAEQIAFRLRRGDSIALFPEGTTTDGISVRRFHPRLFGAAAHPGVAVQPVAIRYPHPLGVHPAAPFVRNEPLFSHGVRALGEKRIDVEVTLCPPIARQPVDRRTLSRLAHEAIREVVEQQPEDLRTRSRG from the coding sequence ATGAAGAAAATCCGCGTCGCGTACCGGCTGATGCTGCTTGGTATACATATCGCCGTGGGGCTCATTATCGTCGCCACGTTGCTGCGGCGGGGAGAAAGCCGGCCGCCGGACGACAGAGGCAGGAAAGTTGTGCGCTGGTGGCTCAAACGTTCCAGCCACATCATGGGGCTGCGGGTCAAGGTATCGGGCGTCGTCCCGGAGCGGCCGGTGCTGGTGGTGTGCAATCACATCTCATGGCTGGACATCCCGGTGCTGGGCGGCGTGCTGCCGGTCAGTTTCGTCTCCAAAAGCGACATTCGCGACTGGCGCGTGTTGGGCGTCATAACGGGCCGCGGCGGCACGCTGTTTATCCGCCGCGGCGGCAAGAACGCGGCCAATGAGGCCGCCGAACAGATCGCCTTTCGACTGCGGCGCGGTGACAGCATCGCGTTGTTCCCGGAGGGCACGACCACCGATGGCATAAGCGTCAGGCGGTTTCACCCGCGTCTGTTCGGCGCGGCCGCGCATCCCGGCGTCGCCGTTCAACCCGTGGCGATCCGCTACCCGCATCCGCTGGGCGTGCACCCCGCCGCACCGTTCGTGAGAAACGAGCCACTGTTCAGTCACGGCGTACGCGCGCTGGGCGAGAAACGCATCGATGTCGAGGTGACCTTGTGCCCGCCAATCGCCCGCCAGCCGGTGGACCGCCGAACGTTGTCCAGGCTGGCGCACGAAGCGATCCGGGAAGTGGTCGAACAGCAGCCGGAAGATTTGCGGACCCGCTCACGCGGATGA
- a CDS encoding metal ABC transporter permease: MDDFMLRAGGAGLAVALVAGPLGSFIVWRRMSYFGDTLAHSSLLGVALGLLFNVGLNLAVLAVCVTAALLLAALQQQRHLASDTILGILAHSALALGLVAVAFVEGLRVDLTGYLFGDILAISDRDLWWIFGGGALAMLGVIGLWRPLLCMTIDEDLARVEGVPVTWVSVGHMLLVAVVVAVAMKIIGILLITALMIIPAATARRLVSSPEQMALLASLIGGGAVIGGLAASLQWDTPAGPSIVVVAALAFVAVQLVPHRRMLAGR, encoded by the coding sequence ATGGATGATTTCATGCTGCGTGCGGGCGGCGCCGGTCTCGCGGTGGCGCTGGTGGCAGGCCCCCTGGGGTCGTTCATCGTGTGGCGCCGCATGTCTTATTTTGGCGATACCCTAGCTCACAGCTCGCTGCTTGGCGTCGCGCTGGGCCTGCTGTTCAATGTCGGGCTCAATCTGGCGGTGCTCGCCGTGTGTGTCACGGCCGCGTTGTTGCTGGCAGCACTTCAACAGCAGCGGCATCTCGCGAGCGACACCATACTGGGCATCCTGGCGCACAGCGCCCTCGCGCTGGGACTGGTTGCGGTCGCGTTCGTCGAGGGCCTGCGGGTCGATTTAACCGGCTATCTTTTCGGGGATATTCTGGCGATTTCCGATCGCGACCTGTGGTGGATTTTCGGCGGCGGCGCGCTGGCGATGCTGGGTGTCATCGGGCTGTGGCGTCCCCTCTTGTGCATGACCATCGACGAGGATCTGGCGCGGGTGGAAGGCGTGCCTGTGACCTGGGTGAGTGTGGGGCACATGCTGCTGGTCGCCGTGGTGGTGGCGGTGGCGATGAAGATCATCGGCATTTTGCTCATCACCGCATTGATGATCATCCCGGCCGCGACCGCGCGCCGGCTGGTATCCAGCCCGGAGCAGATGGCGCTGCTGGCGAGCCTGATCGGCGGCGGGGCCGTGATCGGCGGCCTCGCGGCGTCGCTGCAATGGGATACGCCCGCCGGGCCATCCATCGTCGTGGTCGCCGCGCTGGCGTTTGTTGCCGTGCAACTCGTTCCGCACCGCCGTATGCTCGCCGGCCGCTGA
- a CDS encoding ATP-binding cassette domain-containing protein, which translates to MPGCLVSAPASRISTVHAADQPLLQARSVNVTLDGRAILNNVDMAIYARQIVTLIGPNGAGKTTLLRVLLGLVSCSSGRVTRARRLRIGYMPQRLRIDPAIPLTVKRFLALNNRTSRSAVRATLAEVGAAHVENSQVGVVSGGEFQRILLARALLRRPEILVLDEPAQGVDVAGQGDLYRLIATIRDRHGCAVLMISQDLHLVMEASDSVICLNHHVCCTGQPEAVSQHPEYLKLFGAERLGGIGLYKHHHDHVHDLQGEVVPLNGEPNHGGPDQRERDDVHG; encoded by the coding sequence ATGCCAGGCTGTCTCGTGAGCGCACCCGCCAGCAGGATATCGACGGTGCACGCGGCCGACCAGCCCCTTCTGCAGGCGCGCAGCGTAAACGTAACGCTTGACGGGCGCGCTATCCTCAACAACGTGGATATGGCCATTTACGCGCGCCAGATCGTGACCCTGATCGGTCCCAACGGCGCCGGCAAGACTACCTTGCTGCGCGTATTGCTGGGGCTGGTTTCGTGCAGTTCGGGGCGCGTTACGCGCGCGCGTCGACTCAGAATCGGCTACATGCCGCAGCGCCTGCGCATCGACCCCGCCATCCCGCTGACCGTGAAACGTTTTCTCGCGCTCAACAACCGCACGTCCAGATCCGCGGTCCGCGCAACGCTGGCCGAGGTTGGCGCCGCGCACGTGGAGAATTCGCAGGTAGGGGTGGTTTCGGGCGGCGAGTTTCAGCGCATATTGCTGGCCCGCGCGCTACTGCGCCGGCCGGAGATACTGGTGCTGGACGAACCCGCGCAAGGCGTGGACGTGGCCGGGCAAGGCGATCTTTACCGGCTGATCGCGACCATACGCGATCGTCACGGGTGCGCGGTGTTGATGATTTCCCAGGACCTGCACCTGGTCATGGAGGCGTCGGACTCGGTGATCTGTCTGAATCATCACGTATGCTGTACCGGTCAGCCCGAGGCCGTGAGCCAGCATCCCGAATACCTGAAGCTGTTCGGCGCGGAGCGGCTGGGCGGTATTGGCCTTTACAAGCACCATCATGACCACGTGCACGATCTGCAGGGCGAAGTTGTGCCCCTGAATGGCGAACCAAATCATGGCGGGCCGGATCAGCGCGAGCGCGACGATGTTCATGGATGA
- a CDS encoding transcriptional repressor → MQRNRTIADCGKGLVAAEQVCKLSGARLTPLRRRVLELVLACGKPVGAYSLLSELRADGYSDAPPTIYRTLEFLRAHGLVHRIAKSSTFVACCRPRNGHCGLIFVCTGCGGAMELQEQEIMDDITQRAAGLGYRIPRQIVEIEGVCNACQAVS, encoded by the coding sequence ATGCAACGAAACCGCACCATCGCTGACTGCGGCAAAGGGCTCGTGGCCGCCGAGCAGGTCTGCAAACTCAGTGGCGCGCGTCTCACACCATTGCGCCGCCGCGTACTGGAACTGGTGCTGGCATGCGGCAAGCCGGTGGGCGCGTATAGCCTGCTAAGCGAGCTGCGCGCGGATGGCTACAGCGACGCGCCGCCGACCATCTACCGCACGCTTGAATTTCTGCGGGCCCACGGTTTGGTTCACCGCATCGCTAAATCGAGTACGTTCGTGGCCTGCTGCCGCCCGCGGAACGGGCACTGCGGACTGATCTTCGTATGTACCGGCTGCGGCGGTGCGATGGAGCTGCAGGAGCAGGAAATCATGGACGACATCACTCAGCGCGCCGCGGGGCTGGGCTATCGCATCCCGCGGCAGATTGTGGAAATCGAGGGCGTCTGTAACGCATGCCAGGCTGTCTCGTGA
- a CDS encoding zinc ABC transporter substrate-binding protein yields MSAVKFIALLLLACVYTSHVSATPRVVASIAPVHSLVASVMRGVAEPELLVSAGSSPHAFALAPSDMRALYDADLIVWVGRPLERFLVKSLHTIGNPGAQVAVAELPGMDLLKLRRDGVESGGGFVESRATRGADPHLWLDPRNARLIVTYVARRLAALDARNAQQYAVNARATIARLNDLDARIERQLAPVRHLPFVVFHDAYQYFERRYGLNTAAVIQSDPEASPGARWILDVREAIETEQVRCVFAEPQLNSALVNTVLEDSGARRGSLDPEGADIASGPEGYFILMQRLADSLHGCLAKP; encoded by the coding sequence ATGTCCGCCGTAAAATTCATCGCTCTGTTGCTGCTCGCCTGCGTGTACACGTCGCACGTCAGCGCTACGCCGCGCGTGGTGGCGAGCATCGCGCCCGTGCACTCGCTGGTCGCCTCGGTCATGCGGGGCGTTGCCGAACCTGAGCTGCTGGTTTCGGCAGGCTCCTCGCCGCACGCTTTCGCGCTCGCACCATCCGACATGCGGGCGCTGTATGACGCCGATCTGATCGTGTGGGTGGGCAGACCGCTGGAGCGATTTCTCGTCAAGTCTTTGCACACAATCGGCAATCCGGGCGCGCAGGTGGCGGTGGCGGAACTGCCGGGTATGGATTTGTTGAAGCTGCGGCGGGACGGGGTCGAAAGCGGTGGCGGTTTCGTAGAGAGCCGCGCGACTCGCGGCGCGGACCCGCATCTGTGGCTAGACCCGCGCAACGCGCGCCTGATCGTCACGTACGTTGCGCGGCGCCTGGCGGCGCTAGATGCCCGCAACGCGCAGCAATATGCGGTCAATGCGAGGGCGACCATCGCGCGCCTCAATGACCTGGATGCGCGCATCGAGCGGCAGCTTGCGCCTGTCAGGCACCTGCCGTTTGTGGTGTTCCACGACGCCTACCAGTATTTCGAGCGCCGCTACGGCCTGAACACGGCTGCCGTGATCCAGAGCGATCCGGAAGCCAGCCCCGGCGCGCGCTGGATTCTCGATGTGCGGGAAGCGATAGAAACCGAGCAGGTGCGCTGCGTATTCGCAGAACCGCAGTTAAACTCCGCGCTGGTGAATACGGTGCTGGAAGATAGCGGCGCGCGCCGCGGCTCCCTGGACCCCGAAGGCGCGGACATCGCGTCCGGCCCGGAAGGGTATTTTATTCTGATGCAGCGCCTGGCGGATTCGTTACACGGCTGCCT